A stretch of DNA from Mesomycoplasma lagogenitalium:
CGGTTCACAAGTAAAGGTTAAATTAAGTAAAGCCGAACTTGAAGATATAGTAATTCCTGCAGAAAAATTAGCAGAATCAAGAGGAGAAAAAGAAGTAGGTATTCCCGTTTCCTTTTTTACTAGTCTTGATTATAATCGAAGCGAATTAAAAGCAACAAGCGAAGAAAGAATTGGAGTTTACTGTATAGTTAAAAGACCGAAAACTAAAACGGGCTTAACTGCAGAATTATTTGTACAAAGTAAAATTTATTTTAAAGATGTAGAAACAGACGAAGATTTAAATCTTGAAGGGACCTATATGGTCATCGATGAACAGCCAGTTTCTTCAAGCACAATTCAAAATGCTTTAGAAAAAATTAAAGACAATATTTCTACTATACCAATTTTAAAACCGCTTGGAGAAGTTATTCAAATTTATGGGCCGGAAGATTTTGTAGTAAGAAGTGCTAAAGAATTTATATTGCAAATGTCTTCAAACGTTTTTTCAACTTTAGAAGAAAAAAGAAAAATTTTAATTGCTGAAAACGATTTAGAAAGACTGAAAATAATTTCTAAATCCATTAACAGATTTATTAATGAAAAGAAATTAGTTGATGATATTGATAATATCATGAAACAAAATCTTGATAAGCAACAATCTGAATTCATCTTGCGTGAAAAAATGCGCGCTATTAGAAGAAAATTAGGTGAAGAAGATGAAACAGAGGAAAAAAATGAGCGTGAATTATTTGAAAACGATGAAAAGAATCGTTTTCCATTAGAAGTTAGAAATGTAATTAAAGCCGAAACTCGTAAATTAAAAGGTATGATGTCTAGTTCTCCTGAAGCAAATGTAACTAGAAATTATTTAGATTTAATTTATTCACTTCCATGATACAAAGTTTCTGAAGAACATTTAGATATTTCTAAAGCAATTGATTCATTATCTAAAAGACATTTTGGATTAAAAGATGTAAAAGAAAGAATTATTGAATTTTTAGCAGTTTTAACAAACAAAAAACAAAAAAACAATTTAAATAATAAAAATTTAATTAAAAATTTACCTACAGAAAACGAAGCATTAGATTTTTCATTATTTAATAAAAAAAATGATGAGATTTTAAATAATATGCCAATTTTAACATTGGTTGGTCCACCAGGAACTGGTAAAACTTCTATTGTTAAATCTATTGCTGATGCCACAGGAAGAAAAATGGTTAAAATTTCACTTGGTGGAGTTCGTGATGAATCAGAAATTCGTGGTCATAGAAGAACATATGTAGGAGCAATGCCTGGAAAAATTATTACAGCAATTAAAAAATCGGGTGTATCCAATCCAATTATTTTATTAGATGAAATTGATAAAATGTCATCTGATTTTAGAGGAGATCCTGCTTCTGCAATGTTGGAAGTTTTAGATCCTGAACAAAATAAATTTTTCCAAGATCACTATTTAGAAATAGAATATGATTTATCTAAGGTTTTATTTATTGCTACTGCAAATTATTATGAAGCAATTCCAGAAGCATTAATTGATAGGGTGGAAATTATTGAATTATCTTCTTATACTCTTTTAGAGAAAAAAGAGATTGCTCAAAAGCATTTAATTCCAAAAGTATTGCAAGAAAACCAATTAGATGAAAATTTTTTCAATATCGATTCAGATACCATTGAATATATAATTCAAAAATATACAAGAGAAGCTGGAGTTAGAGAATTAAAAAGAACTTTTGATAAAATAGCAAGAAAAATAATTACTCAAACTTTAAAAAATAAAGATTTTTCAAAAACATTTGTAATTGATAAAAAAGTTGTTAATGAAATGCTTGGAATTGAAAAATATTCAGATGATATAAATGAAAAACTACCACAAATTGGAACTGTTAATGGACTTGCTTATACTGCTTATGGTGGTTCAACTTTATCAATAGAAGTTAATACTGTTGCCTCTTCAAAAGCTGAAATTAAACTAACAGGACAGTTAAAAGATGTTATGAGAGAATCGGCAGAAATTGCCTTAAGTTACGTTAGAGCTAATGCAAAGGAATTTGGAATTGATTTTGATTTTGAATCTAATCAAATTCATATTCACGTTCCTGCTGGAGCAATTCCAAAAGATGGTCCATCAGCAGGAGTTACATTTACTACAGCAATTATTTCTGCATTGTCTAAAAAGCCAGTATCTCCAACAATTGGAATGACTGGTGAAATAACCTTAAGAGGTAAGGTTTTAGCAATTGGTGGTTTAAAAGAAAAATCATTAGCTGCATATAAATTTGGAATTAAAACAATTTTTATTCCTGAAGAAAATGAAAAAAATCTTGTTGATATTGCTGATGAAGTTAAAGAAAATATTAAATTTATACCCGTATCAAATTATCAACAAATTTATGATTATATCTTTAAAAAATAGAGAAAATACGAGCATTTTTTATGTTTGTATTTTTTTTATTAAAAAGTAAAAGTAAATAAATGAATTAAAAAAACATATAAAAAATTATTTTTTTACTTTTTTTTTATAAAAAAATTAGTAAAATGTTATTAATATGAAGAAATTAGACAAAATCACACCTTGAAAAGAAAATTTTGCACAATGGTATGTGGATGTTATTAAAAATGGTGAATTAATGGAATACGGTCCAATTAAAGGAACCATTATTTTTAAACCAAATTCCTATGCAATTTGAGAAAACATCCAATTAGAATTAAATAATTTATTTAAAACTAAGGGTATTCAAAATGTATATTTACCAATGCTTATCCCAGAGTTTTTTATAAATATAGAAAAAGAACATGTTGAAGGATTTTCTCACGAATTAGTTACAGTAACACAAGTTGGCGAAAAAAAATTACATGATAATTTATACATTAGACCAACAAGTGAAGTATTATTTGCCGACTTATTTAAAAAGAGCATTGAATCATATAAAGATTTGCCTTTAATTTATAATCAATGAACATCTGTTATGAGATGAGAAAAAACTACCAATCCTTTTTTAAGAAATACAGAATTTTTATGACAAGAAGGACACACAGTTCACGCTAATGCAATGGAAGCTAGAAAATTAACAAGAGATATGATTAAACTTTATGAAAAGTTTTTAAGAAAATATTTAGCTATTCCAACAATTATGGGTAAAAAAACTCCTAAAGAAAAATTTGCTGGAGCTTGTTCTACATACACCGTAGAAGCAATGATGAAAGATGGTAAGGCATTACAATCAGCGACCTCTCATTATTTAGCACAAAATTTTTCTAGAGCATTTAAAATTGCTTTTAAAAATAAAAATAATGAAGATGAATTTGCTTATCAAACATCATGAGGTGTTTCTACAAGATTATTGGGAGCTATTATAATGACACACGGAGATGATTCAGGAATAATTATGCCTCCAAAAATTGCTCCTGTGCAAGTTGATATTTTAGAACTATTTTCTAATAAATATCCTGAAGTTTCAGAAAAAGTAGATGAATTAGAAAGATGATTGTCTAAAAAATTGAGAGTTAGAGTTGATAGAAGTGATGCTCAACCCGGATTTAAAGCAGCTAATTCAGAAATACAAGGAGTTCCAGTTAGAATTGAAGTTGGACCAAAAGATTTAGCAGAAAATATGGTTACTGTAGTTAGAAGAGACACTTTTGAGAAAACAAGAGTAAATATTTCAAAGGTTAGAGAGTATGTTGAAGAATTATTAATTGAAATTCACGAAAATTTATATACTCAAGCTAAAAAACGTTTAGAAAATAACACCGTTATTGCTTATGACTATGATTCATTTAAAAAAGCAATATCAGAAAATAAATTTGTTATTACACCATTTAATGGTGACGAGGAAGAAGAAGAGAGAATTAAAAAGGAAACAGGTGCAACTACAAGATGTATTCCTTTTAAATATTTAAAACCAAAAGATGATTGCACATGTATTACTTCTGGAAAACTAACTAAAAGATTTGTTTTATTTGCTAAGGCATATTAATAATTTAAAATACAAAATATTTTAAAGTGATATTATTTTTAGGATTATAATATCACTTTTTTATTTTTTATTTATAATTATTAAATATGATTGAAAAAAAGTTTTTAATTAATAATAAAGAAAATTTAAGTTTAATTATTGATCAGTTATTTAAATTAAATTGACAATTTTTATATTTAAATGGTGATTTAGGAGCTGGGAAAACTACTTTAGTACAAGAAATTGCTAAAAAACTTAATATTAAAGAAAAAATTACATCTCCAACATTCAATATAATGAAAATCTATCCAAGTTTAGTTCATATCGATGCTTATCATTTAAAAGGTGATTTACAAGAATTTGAAGATTATTTTGATAATAAAAAAGTAATTATTGAATGGTCTGATAATCTAAATTTAGATTATAATAATTTTGTATCAATTAACATTTATTTTAATGAAAATAACGAAAGAATTTATCATTTAAAAAAGGAGTAATAAATAATGAATATTTTTATTGATAGCACATTAGACGATTTAGTTATTGGTTTATTTAATGAAAATAAACAGTTAGTTGATTATGAAATAAAGGTAAAATTAAAAGAAAAATCTGAAATTCTACCATCAATTTTTAACCAAATATTAAAACGAAATTCACTTACAATTAATAATATTAATAATTATTTTATAAACCTTGGTCCAGGAACATTTACAGGATCAAGAATTTCACTTGTTTTTTGTCGCACAATTTGTCAAGTAAATAATAGTAATTTATTTACTACAAATACTTTCGAACTAATTTCTTATGATAAAGAAAAAAATTTTTTCTTTGTTGATGCAAGAGGAAATAGTGCTTATATGGCACAAGCGGAAAAAGGAAAATTATTGTCAGAAATCCAAGTAGTTGAAAAAAAAGAAAAAAATGATACTGTAAATTATCAGAAATTTTTCAATGATTTTCGTTATATATTTAATGAAATTTTTGAATTAGAAAAAGATTTATTGAAAGTAGAACCGGTTTATATAAAAAAACCACATATTGGAAATTAAAAAAAAAAAAAAAATAAAATTTTGTAATTATTCATTTTATGATAAAATTTTTTACGGAGAAGTAGCTCAGCTTGGCAGAGCGCTACGTTTGGGTCGTAGTGGTCGCAGGTTCAAATCCTGTCTTCTTCACCATTTGGGGGGGTAGCTCACCTGGCTAGAGCGCCTGCCTTGCACGCAGGAGGTAGAGGGTTCGACTCCCTTCCTCTCCACCATGGCTCTGTAGCTCAGTTGGTTAGAGCATCCGGTTCATACCCGGAAGGTCAAGAGTTCGAATCTCTTCGGAGCCACCATATGGAAACCCAATGTGGTTATCTAACTGATAGTGGACCTATAGCTCAGTTGGTTAGAGCAACCGGCTCATAACCGGTCGGTCACTGGTTCGAGTCCAGTTGGGTCCACCACGGGCAATTACCCAAGAGGCTGAAGGGACTAGTCTTGAAAACTAGCAGGGGCTTCACCGCCCGCGGGGGTTCAAATCCCTCATTGCCCGCCATTATTGTTGATAAGGTAATAACTTAAAAACAATTCTTATTTAAAATATGTTGCTAATAACAACATTCACATAGCGGAGTGGAGCAGTTGGTAGCTCGTCGGGCTCATAACCCGAAGGTCATAGGTTCGAGTCCTATCTCCGCAACCATGGTTCAGTGGTAAAGTGGTTAATACGTCTCCCTGTCACGGAGAAGATCGCGGGTTCGATCCCCGTCTGGACCGCCATGGCTCTGTAGCTCAGTAGGTAGAGCAACGGATTGAAGCTCCGTGTGTCACTGGTTCGATTCCTGTCGGAGCCACCATTTCAATATATGACCTATCACCGAATGGTGATTTTTTTATTTTTAAAAGGAAGTTATGGATAAAATATTTTTTAATAAAGAAATAATTGAAAAATTAACTAATACAGAAAAAATGATAGTTAATTATGCAGAAAAAAACCCTGAAAAATTTTATAATTTTTCTATCAAACAATTAGCGAGCAATGTTTCTACATCAATTTCAGTTATTTCAAAATTAACAAAAAAATTAGGATTTAAATCGCTAAAAGATATGCAATTTTTTATTTTTCATAATTATTTAAATTTAAGTAAAACAATTAAAGATGAAAAAAATCGCACTAGCGAGATTTTAAGTAAGTTATTTATTCAATATAAAGAATCTATCTATCAAACTGCACATCTAGTCGATTTTAATAAAATCGATTTATTAGTTTTGAAAATGATTGATGCTGAAAAAATATTTATTTATGGAGTGGGTTCTTCATATCTTTCATCATACGAACTTTCAATTAATTTACAAAAAATTGGAATCAATGCAGTATCTTTTAATGATTTTCACTCTTTTTTATTAATTTCCTCACAACAAAAAGATAAAAAAACATTAATAATATTGTTTTCTAAATCTTGTCAAACAAAAGAAATTCGTTTTATAATCGATTTATTTGAAAAGGAAAAAACCGACTTTTTCATTATAACAGCCAATAAAATGATTAATGAAAAATATTCTAATACTATTTTGTATTATACAATCGAACAAAGTAAACGTTTTGTATCGATTTCTTCAAAAATAAATCAGCAATTTATTGCGGATATTTTATTTTTATTAATTCAATCAAAAAAAATTAATAATTTTGATAAACAATATATTGATAATTTAAAAATTTTAGATAAATGAAATGGAAAATAATTTTCCATATTTATAAAATAAAGGGAAACTATTTGATAATTTCCCTTTATTATTATTCTCTTTTTTATAATATAAATAGGAGGAAAAATGGAAATATTTAATAAAAATAATATCTTTATTAATCAAAAATTAAAAGATAAACAAGAAATTTTTGAATTTATTTCTCAAAAAGCATTAGATATGAAAATTACAACTAATAAAAAATTAG
This window harbors:
- the lon gene encoding endopeptidase La, with the protein product MKKERILNVISDIFLLGSQVKVKLSKAELEDIVIPAEKLAESRGEKEVGIPVSFFTSLDYNRSELKATSEERIGVYCIVKRPKTKTGLTAELFVQSKIYFKDVETDEDLNLEGTYMVIDEQPVSSSTIQNALEKIKDNISTIPILKPLGEVIQIYGPEDFVVRSAKEFILQMSSNVFSTLEEKRKILIAENDLERLKIISKSINRFINEKKLVDDIDNIMKQNLDKQQSEFILREKMRAIRRKLGEEDETEEKNERELFENDEKNRFPLEVRNVIKAETRKLKGMMSSSPEANVTRNYLDLIYSLPWYKVSEEHLDISKAIDSLSKRHFGLKDVKERIIEFLAVLTNKKQKNNLNNKNLIKNLPTENEALDFSLFNKKNDEILNNMPILTLVGPPGTGKTSIVKSIADATGRKMVKISLGGVRDESEIRGHRRTYVGAMPGKIITAIKKSGVSNPIILLDEIDKMSSDFRGDPASAMLEVLDPEQNKFFQDHYLEIEYDLSKVLFIATANYYEAIPEALIDRVEIIELSSYTLLEKKEIAQKHLIPKVLQENQLDENFFNIDSDTIEYIIQKYTREAGVRELKRTFDKIARKIITQTLKNKDFSKTFVIDKKVVNEMLGIEKYSDDINEKLPQIGTVNGLAYTAYGGSTLSIEVNTVASSKAEIKLTGQLKDVMRESAEIALSYVRANAKEFGIDFDFESNQIHIHVPAGAIPKDGPSAGVTFTTAIISALSKKPVSPTIGMTGEITLRGKVLAIGGLKEKSLAAYKFGIKTIFIPEENEKNLVDIADEVKENIKFIPVSNYQQIYDYIFKK
- the proS gene encoding proline--tRNA ligase, with the translated sequence MKKLDKITPWKENFAQWYVDVIKNGELMEYGPIKGTIIFKPNSYAIWENIQLELNNLFKTKGIQNVYLPMLIPEFFINIEKEHVEGFSHELVTVTQVGEKKLHDNLYIRPTSEVLFADLFKKSIESYKDLPLIYNQWTSVMRWEKTTNPFLRNTEFLWQEGHTVHANAMEARKLTRDMIKLYEKFLRKYLAIPTIMGKKTPKEKFAGACSTYTVEAMMKDGKALQSATSHYLAQNFSRAFKIAFKNKNNEDEFAYQTSWGVSTRLLGAIIMTHGDDSGIIMPPKIAPVQVDILELFSNKYPEVSEKVDELERWLSKKLRVRVDRSDAQPGFKAANSEIQGVPVRIEVGPKDLAENMVTVVRRDTFEKTRVNISKVREYVEELLIEIHENLYTQAKKRLENNTVIAYDYDSFKKAISENKFVITPFNGDEEEEERIKKETGATTRCIPFKYLKPKDDCTCITSGKLTKRFVLFAKAY
- the tsaE gene encoding tRNA (adenosine(37)-N6)-threonylcarbamoyltransferase complex ATPase subunit type 1 TsaE encodes the protein MIEKKFLINNKENLSLIIDQLFKLNWQFLYLNGDLGAGKTTLVQEIAKKLNIKEKITSPTFNIMKIYPSLVHIDAYHLKGDLQEFEDYFDNKKVIIEWSDNLNLDYNNFVSINIYFNENNERIYHLKKE
- the tsaB gene encoding tRNA (adenosine(37)-N6)-threonylcarbamoyltransferase complex dimerization subunit type 1 TsaB, whose amino-acid sequence is MNIFIDSTLDDLVIGLFNENKQLVDYEIKVKLKEKSEILPSIFNQILKRNSLTINNINNYFINLGPGTFTGSRISLVFCRTICQVNNSNLFTTNTFELISYDKEKNFFFVDARGNSAYMAQAEKGKLLSEIQVVEKKEKNDTVNYQKFFNDFRYIFNEIFELEKDLLKVEPVYIKKPHIGN
- a CDS encoding MurR/RpiR family transcriptional regulator, which translates into the protein MDKIFFNKEIIEKLTNTEKMIVNYAEKNPEKFYNFSIKQLASNVSTSISVISKLTKKLGFKSLKDMQFFIFHNYLNLSKTIKDEKNRTSEILSKLFIQYKESIYQTAHLVDFNKIDLLVLKMIDAEKIFIYGVGSSYLSSYELSINLQKIGINAVSFNDFHSFLLISSQQKDKKTLIILFSKSCQTKEIRFIIDLFEKEKTDFFIITANKMINEKYSNTILYYTIEQSKRFVSISSKINQQFIADILFLLIQSKKINNFDKQYIDNLKILDKWNGK